From the genome of Bradyrhizobium sp. SZCCHNS1050, one region includes:
- a CDS encoding TetR family transcriptional regulator, which yields MNEAVVLTSERILEVTEDVLRRYGLAKATVVDVARALDVSHGSVYRHFPSKASLREAVAKRWLERVSAPLAQIAAEPGPAPAKLERWLRELFGAKQKRVCEDPEMFATYLTLAREACSVVKAHKQNLIAQVEGMIAEGVAQGTFDVADPKTAAAAIFDATRSFHHPAHADEWGECTCSARVDAVLTLLLRGLQAR from the coding sequence ATGAATGAGGCCGTGGTTCTGACATCCGAGCGCATCCTCGAAGTTACCGAGGACGTGTTGCGCCGTTATGGGCTCGCCAAAGCGACGGTCGTCGACGTCGCGAGAGCGCTCGATGTCAGCCACGGCTCCGTCTACCGTCACTTTCCGAGCAAGGCGTCGCTGCGCGAGGCGGTTGCCAAGCGCTGGCTCGAGCGGGTCAGCGCGCCGCTGGCGCAGATCGCGGCCGAGCCGGGACCGGCGCCGGCGAAGCTGGAGCGCTGGCTGCGCGAGCTGTTCGGCGCCAAGCAGAAACGGGTCTGTGAAGATCCGGAGATGTTCGCGACCTATCTCACCCTGGCGCGCGAGGCGTGCTCGGTGGTCAAGGCGCACAAGCAGAACCTGATCGCCCAGGTCGAGGGCATGATCGCTGAGGGGGTCGCGCAGGGGACGTTCGATGTCGCTGATCCCAAGACCGCGGCCGCGGCGATCTTCGACGCGACCCGAAGCTTCCATCATCCCGCCCACGCTGACGAATGGGGCGAATGCACCTGCTCGGCCCGCGTCGATGCCGTGCTGACCCTGCTGCTCCGTGGACTTCAGGCGCGCTAG
- the purB gene encoding adenylosuccinate lyase translates to MIPRYSRPEMASIWEPQTRFKIWFEIEAHAADALAELGVIPKEAAKTIWAKAKDATFDVARIDEIERETKHDVIAFLTHLAEIVGPEARFVHQGMTSSDVLDTCLNVQLTRSADLLLADLDRVLAALKTRAFEHKMTPTIGRSHGIHAEPVTFGLKLAYAYAEFSRARARLVAARKEVATCAISGAVGTFAQIDPRVEEHVAKAMGLSPEPISTQVIPRDRHAMFFATLGVIASSVERFATEVRHLQRTEVLEAEEFFSEGQKGSSAMPHKRNPVLSENLTGLARMVRAYVTPAMENVVLWHERDISHSSVERMIGPDATVTLDFALVRLAGLVEKLLVYPANMEKNLDRLGGLVHSQRVLIALTQKGASREDSYKLVQRNAMPVWRGEGDFRTLLKADADVKKYLSDAEIDEQFDLGYHLKHVDTIFRRVFGES, encoded by the coding sequence ATGATCCCCCGCTATTCCCGTCCCGAAATGGCCTCGATCTGGGAGCCGCAGACCCGGTTCAAGATCTGGTTCGAGATCGAGGCGCATGCGGCGGACGCGCTGGCGGAGCTCGGCGTGATCCCCAAGGAGGCCGCCAAGACGATCTGGGCCAAGGCCAAGGACGCCACCTTCGACGTCGCCCGCATCGATGAGATCGAGCGCGAGACCAAGCACGACGTCATCGCCTTCCTGACCCATCTCGCCGAGATCGTCGGTCCCGAGGCGCGCTTCGTGCACCAGGGCATGACGTCATCGGACGTGCTCGACACCTGCCTCAACGTCCAGCTCACCCGCTCCGCCGACCTGCTGCTCGCCGATCTCGACCGCGTGCTTGCGGCGCTGAAGACACGCGCCTTCGAGCACAAGATGACGCCGACCATCGGCCGCTCGCACGGCATCCACGCCGAGCCGGTGACGTTCGGCCTCAAGCTCGCTTATGCCTATGCCGAATTCTCCCGCGCGCGCGCGCGCCTGGTCGCCGCGCGGAAGGAAGTCGCGACCTGCGCGATTTCCGGCGCCGTCGGCACCTTCGCCCAGATCGATCCGCGCGTGGAAGAGCACGTCGCCAAGGCGATGGGCCTGTCGCCCGAGCCGATCTCGACCCAGGTGATTCCGCGCGACCGCCACGCGATGTTCTTTGCGACCCTCGGCGTGATCGCCTCCTCGGTCGAACGCTTTGCGACCGAAGTCCGCCACCTGCAGCGCACCGAGGTGCTGGAAGCCGAGGAGTTCTTCTCCGAGGGGCAGAAGGGCTCGTCGGCGATGCCGCACAAGCGCAACCCGGTGCTGTCGGAGAACCTCACCGGCCTCGCCCGCATGGTGCGTGCCTATGTGACGCCCGCGATGGAGAACGTCGTGCTCTGGCATGAGCGCGACATCTCGCACTCCTCGGTCGAGCGCATGATCGGCCCCGACGCCACCGTGACGCTCGACTTCGCGCTGGTTCGCCTCGCCGGCCTGGTCGAGAAGCTGCTGGTCTATCCCGCCAACATGGAAAAGAACCTCGACCGCCTCGGCGGCCTCGTGCACTCGCAGCGCGTGCTGATCGCGCTGACCCAGAAGGGGGCGAGCCGCGAGGACTCCTACAAGCTGGTCCAGCGCAACGCGATGCCGGTGTGGCGCGGCGAAGGCGACTTCCGCACTTTGCTCAAGGCCGACGCCGACGTGAAGAAGTACCTGAGCGACGCCGAGATCGACGAGCAGTTCGACCTCGGCTATCACCTCAAGCACGTCGACACGATCTTCCGGCGCGTGTTCGGGGAGAGCTGA
- a CDS encoding DUF2235 domain-containing protein, whose protein sequence is MSNPVAKNIVLLSDGTGNSAKAVFKTNVWRLFQLLDLRDPRRQVAFYDDGVGTSSFKLFAALGGIFGFGLKRNVIAIYSFCCRNYKPGDRIYCFGFSRGAFTIRIVAAMIAGQGLVAYDDNEADLARFAADAYRRYRRRYNSGILRYLGKIGLDLRGVRDWGIRTLRRVQGVALQAPPAVEVESVHFVGIWDTVDAYGGPIEEMTRAIDYWIWPLSMPDQFMNSKIHRACHALAIEEERDAFRPVIWDERYVWGRDEAVSGRSDKKDWLFGIDHDPRSAAAKLAEPPPHLRTDLPPRDRERISQVWFTGVHSDIGGGYPQDGLSYVTLDWMLDRAQAYGLVYLDGRRRLLYDPEIDPLDTLNDSRKGLAAYYRYKPRNLREIYDAPPYKLSLRYDVSRIKWLLHSPFKAQTGLLADDLHPSLPQPPLPPVKPTIHRTVFERIGSGPDHYAPVVVPAAYRVTDETDTPVDALHPLDHGHARTRVQDDVWNWVWLRRVVYFATMFALLFVAAIPYFVIYWPRVLYEPLHGLVNPLVNGAAAFLPKFLDPWFVAFRDSPGLLVVGVAAALGLTAWGTSLQRTIRDAARIAWNDPSRHKPVTGWRATVYSLRRQGWYVAGFYLLKTWIFPFAIMFWLFWWLGFGAANTAGLFCKETLRPIEVEETEIGAYPGGSIRPVFETRHHCYPTALTVAQGETYQIVLDVGEAWSDGGIPATPAGFGYGTWTQLPGIPFKRLIWSNWFAPIVRVGSTGLEEHLPAFQQETPGSSRWTARFTARSDGEVFVYVNDTSIMLPWLLLYRFYFNNKGNAVVSLKKL, encoded by the coding sequence GTGTCCAATCCTGTTGCAAAGAACATCGTGCTGTTGTCGGACGGGACCGGCAACAGCGCCAAGGCCGTGTTCAAGACCAATGTCTGGCGCCTGTTCCAGCTGCTGGACCTGCGCGATCCGCGCCGGCAAGTCGCCTTTTATGACGATGGCGTCGGAACGTCCTCCTTCAAGCTGTTCGCAGCCCTCGGCGGCATCTTCGGCTTCGGCCTGAAGCGGAATGTGATTGCGATCTACAGCTTCTGCTGTCGCAACTACAAGCCGGGCGACCGCATCTACTGCTTCGGGTTCAGCCGCGGTGCCTTCACCATCCGTATCGTGGCGGCAATGATCGCGGGGCAGGGGCTCGTCGCCTACGACGACAATGAAGCCGATCTCGCCCGGTTCGCCGCAGACGCCTATCGCCGCTATCGGCGTCGCTACAATAGCGGAATTCTCAGATATCTCGGCAAGATCGGCCTGGACCTGCGCGGAGTGCGCGACTGGGGAATCAGAACGCTGCGCAGAGTGCAGGGCGTGGCGCTGCAGGCTCCGCCAGCAGTCGAGGTCGAGAGCGTGCATTTCGTCGGCATTTGGGACACCGTTGACGCCTACGGCGGGCCGATCGAGGAGATGACGCGCGCCATTGACTATTGGATCTGGCCGCTGTCGATGCCGGACCAGTTCATGAATTCCAAGATCCATCGCGCTTGCCACGCCCTCGCGATCGAGGAGGAGCGTGACGCCTTCCGCCCGGTGATCTGGGATGAGCGCTATGTGTGGGGACGGGACGAGGCTGTTTCAGGCCGCAGTGACAAGAAGGACTGGCTGTTCGGCATCGACCACGATCCGCGCAGTGCGGCTGCGAAACTGGCCGAGCCGCCGCCGCATCTGCGCACCGATCTGCCGCCACGTGACCGCGAGCGCATCAGCCAGGTGTGGTTTACCGGCGTGCATTCCGACATCGGCGGCGGCTATCCGCAGGATGGCCTTTCCTATGTGACGCTCGATTGGATGCTCGACCGCGCCCAGGCCTATGGTCTCGTCTATCTCGACGGGCGGCGCAGGCTCCTCTACGATCCCGAGATCGATCCGCTCGACACGCTGAACGACTCGCGCAAGGGGCTTGCGGCCTACTACCGCTACAAGCCGCGCAATCTGCGCGAGATCTATGACGCGCCGCCCTACAAGCTATCGCTCCGGTACGATGTCAGTCGCATCAAGTGGCTGCTTCATTCGCCGTTCAAGGCCCAGACCGGGCTTCTTGCTGACGATCTGCATCCGAGCCTGCCGCAGCCACCTCTGCCGCCGGTGAAGCCGACGATCCACCGCACCGTGTTCGAACGCATTGGGTCGGGTCCCGATCACTATGCACCGGTGGTCGTACCCGCCGCTTACCGCGTCACGGATGAGACCGATACGCCGGTCGATGCGCTGCATCCGCTCGATCACGGGCACGCGCGGACGCGGGTGCAGGACGATGTCTGGAATTGGGTCTGGCTGCGCCGCGTGGTCTATTTCGCCACCATGTTCGCGCTGCTGTTCGTCGCGGCGATCCCATATTTCGTCATCTATTGGCCGCGCGTGCTTTATGAGCCCTTGCATGGGCTGGTAAATCCGCTGGTCAACGGAGCGGCAGCCTTCTTGCCCAAATTTCTCGACCCATGGTTCGTCGCGTTTCGGGATTCGCCGGGTTTGCTGGTGGTTGGTGTGGCCGCTGCGCTCGGCTTGACGGCGTGGGGCACCTCACTGCAGCGAACGATCCGCGACGCCGCACGCATCGCCTGGAACGATCCATCCCGGCACAAGCCGGTGACCGGCTGGCGCGCGACGGTTTATTCGCTGCGACGCCAGGGCTGGTATGTTGCCGGTTTCTATCTGCTGAAAACGTGGATCTTCCCGTTCGCCATCATGTTCTGGCTGTTCTGGTGGCTGGGGTTCGGCGCGGCCAATACGGCCGGGCTGTTCTGCAAGGAGACGCTGAGGCCGATCGAGGTCGAGGAGACAGAGATCGGCGCATACCCTGGTGGAAGCATCCGGCCAGTATTCGAGACGCGTCACCATTGCTATCCGACAGCGCTGACCGTGGCGCAGGGCGAGACCTATCAGATCGTGCTCGACGTCGGGGAGGCATGGAGCGACGGCGGCATCCCTGCGACTCCGGCCGGCTTCGGTTACGGCACCTGGACCCAATTGCCTGGGATACCCTTCAAGCGGCTGATCTGGTCGAACTGGTTCGCACCGATCGTGCGGGTGGGCAGCACCGGGCTGGAGGAGCATCTCCCGGCTTTCCAGCAGGAAACGCCCGGCAGCAGCCGCTGGACAGCCAGGTTCACGGCCCGCAGCGATGGGGAGGTGTTCGTCTACGTCAACGACACGTCCATCATGCTTCCTTGGCTGCTGTTGTATCGATTCTACTTCAACAACAAGGGCAACGCGGTCGTCTCGTTGAAGAAGCTGTAG
- a CDS encoding response regulator transcription factor, translated as MPERTGISILLVDDHPVVRQGYRRVLESQDGFRVIAEADSAAAAYAAFKAHAPDVVVLDISMKGASGLEAIRNIRARDNRACILVFSMHGEAPLVKAAFAAGASGFVTKSSEPSALVRAIRMVISGERALSDDVAHVLAADSLDPQQTVLDRLGEREIEILRQFASGLTTEQIATNLHLSVKTVQNYHYLVKAKTGLQTDAQLVRLAVTSGLTDL; from the coding sequence ATGCCCGAGCGCACAGGCATTTCGATCCTGCTGGTCGACGACCACCCGGTGGTCCGGCAAGGCTATCGCCGCGTGCTGGAGAGCCAGGACGGGTTTCGAGTCATCGCCGAGGCCGACAGCGCCGCGGCGGCCTATGCCGCGTTCAAGGCGCATGCGCCCGACGTGGTCGTGCTCGACATCTCGATGAAGGGCGCCAGCGGGCTGGAGGCGATCCGCAACATCCGCGCTCGCGACAATCGCGCCTGCATCCTCGTGTTCTCGATGCATGGCGAGGCGCCGTTGGTGAAGGCGGCGTTCGCCGCCGGCGCGAGCGGCTTCGTCACCAAGAGCAGCGAGCCGTCGGCGCTGGTCCGTGCCATCCGCATGGTGATCAGCGGGGAGCGCGCGCTCAGCGACGACGTCGCCCATGTGCTGGCCGCCGACAGTCTCGATCCGCAGCAGACCGTGCTCGACCGGCTCGGCGAGCGTGAGATCGAAATCCTGCGCCAGTTCGCGTCGGGCCTGACCACCGAGCAGATCGCCACGAACCTGCACCTCAGCGTCAAGACGGTGCAGAACTATCATTATCTGGTGAAGGCCAAGACGGGACTGCAGACGGATGCGCAGCTGGTGCGGCTGGCGGTGACCAGCGGGCTGACGGATTTGTAG